TGCAGGCTATAAGGCGACATGCCgactccccagcccccagcagaATGTAGGGGTagcaaccattttttttttacctatgaGTTACACAGGGCAGTCCACGTGCGTCTGGGGGTCCAGCTGGCTAGCAGGTACTGGAGCAGGTATAACCTCTGGTACCTGCATCCTGTGGCTCTGCACACAGCCAGCTGGACCCTGGAGGAGCTGAGCAAGGTGGTGAAGATGCCTGTAGCACTGCTTCGAAGGCGCATGTCAGTGTGGCTGCAGCAGGGCGTGCTGCGGGAGGAACCTCCAGGCACTTTCTCTGTCATTGAGGAAGAGCGGCCTCAGGATAGGGACAATATGGTGCTGATTGACAGTGATGATGAGAGTGACTCAGGCATGGCCTCCCAGGCTGACCAGAAGGAAGAGGAGTTGCTGGTACGTTGGCCATTTCCACATTGGGCTGGGGTGGGCCAAATGAGTGGCCAACTAACCATACCTGGCTTCTGTTCCTAGCTCTTCTGGGCATACATCCAGGCCATGTTAACCAACCTAGAGAGCCTCTCTCTGGAGCGCATCTACAGCATGCTCCGAATGTTTGTAATGACTGGCCCTGCGCTGGCTGAGATTGACCTGCAGGAGCTGCAGGGCTACTTGCAGAAGAAGGTCCGAGACCAGCAGCTCATCTATTCTGCAGGTGTCTACCGCCTGCCTAAGAATTCCAACTGATGTTCCCCTTCCAGGCTCTGACCTACAGTACTCATGCCTGTGCAACCCCTAGATGGACagcttctgtttccatgttctTGTGCCCAGCCCCTGCCCGTTCCTTGCCTAATACCCACAGAACAAATTAAAGCATATTGGCTcatcttttcatgtattttgttgGATCCCATGAATACAAACAGGTTTGCCCTCTATAGCCACCCTACCATAACCCTACAGGGCCTGGATTTCCAGCAGCAGGTAACGGAGCCACCCAAAAAGCCAGGCTTACCCCAGCCTAAGCTTGTATGTTTGGGCAATAGATTACCCTAAAGCTATCTTCTGTAGCCTGTCTTAGAATATGCTGGGACCTGTTTCAGCAAGAGTGAAATAGGGTTGGTAGGTCAGAGTCTCCTGAGTTAGACTTTGGCCCCATCCTGCTTTTGTGGCCTTTAAAAGGAACTCGGGCCTTCACTTGTGTGTGGCATCTGTGGAGTCAATGTAAGGCTTTGTGCTGTTCGGACATTTGCACTCAATGAGATCCTCAGGCGAGGCAACCTGAGTCAAGTGCACGCTTGTGCAAGGGCTGCCTAAGGACATAGGCTGGGGGCCAGGGATATTATTAGTCCTTTGTCCTCTTTTCTCGACTGGCCATACTTCTTGGAGCTTACAAGTATGTACTCAGACTCTTTCAGAAGTACAGGACAAGGGCAGGGCAAAAAGAGAACCCGGACACAGTTTAAATATCCTTTTTCCCCAAGTTAGGGCTCAGCCACCCTTGCAGGCAGGCTGTGTCCCAGACACCTCTTGAGGGCAGGTTGGCCTCAGACAACAGAACCTGGTGGGTCACAGCATGGGCCCTTGTGTCCCTGTCCCAGAACAGCTGTTTTAAGTCAGGACATACTGACCTGAGGGGCCGtcctcaaaggaaacaaaagcccTTTGGAATCATTGCTTGTGCACCCAGACCCCTGCCCAAGGCGGATCCCAGGCCACAAGCCGCACCTGGCTCGAGCTGCTGCCACTACCCCTAGTCCCTTCCCAGTGCCCTCAAGCCCAGTCTGTGCTGCAGAGCCACCACCTCTCATCCTCAGCTCTGGTGTGGGTTCTGAGCGGTAGTCCCCTTCAAAGGCCTCACTCCGCCCTTCCTGTTCTACAGTCTTGCCTCAGGTTTTAAGGGGTGGAGGCGGGTATTAGACACACAGCCTTGGCCATAGCCTAAGGCTTCCCAGAAATCTAGGAAGCCTTGTTCACAGTACTTCAGAAATGAGGTTTGCTCGCCTCAAGCTGCCAGTCCTGAGACCCTGCTTCCTACCCCCACTTCAGTGCCATTGCTACAAGAACTGCCCCTCCCTGATGATCCCCCCACCGAGTGTTCCTTTCTGGTTCATACCACCAAGCCACAGACGGGTGTGTCTTTGTCCTAACCAGGATACAAACTTGCTAGGCAGGCTTGGCAGGGTGACAGTGCCAGCCCTGGGCCTCAGGCACACCTTCTGTTCTGCATTCCTTTGGACTAAGTTTGTGGATGTGTCCTAACGACCAGAGAAGTTTTGGTTCTCAATATCATTTGGCCAATTCGAAGCCCATATCAGGAACTACTAGCTGTTCCTTAAAGACCAACCCTAGAAGGGGTACGTGTGTTTGCCTGCAGGGATGTCCTCATGATTAGGGCCACTGGGTTCAAACTGCTCCCCTCCTGGCTCCCTGTTGGCTCCAGCTGGCAAGAGGCTGGGCTCAGTCAGCTGCAGGGCTGacatttcctcttcctgcctcttagTTTGCTTGGCAGCCCCCTCAGAAGAGAGCTGCAGCAAGGTGGGGTTGCTCTGCTTCCCAGCCTGGGTCACCAAGTTCAGTTCAGAGATGTAAGTTAACCGTGACCATGCCAAGATATAGGCAAAGTTGCTTCCTTGGGCAGTAGCTGGCTGATCTCCAAGGCAACAGACCCTCAGAACACTGAGCTCTGACTACTAACACAGCGTGTGTGAGCCAGAGAGTGCAGTTATGAGCCATCTGCTCCCTGGTGCAGTTGTTAGGATATGGCGAGGTATCCTGCTCAGGCAAATGGAGCCGGTGACTCTCCTTTTCCAGTGGATTTTCAAGGAGTTCTTAGGACACTAGTAGTACTCTAACCTGGACTTTAAAGGCTATATGAGCTCAGCCCTCTGAAACAAGAAGGGCAGCTGAACACATGTACCCACCCACCTCCCACTGCCTCCTTGTCCTCTGCTTACCTCAACCTGGGGATGGGTTTATTAGCAGGGAGGTAGGTAGAACTCTGACTCCACTTAGAGATCTGCAGTCCTGATGTTAGAAAGCAAATGGAGACCATGGTCCTTAACACCAGACAGACAGCAAAGTAGGTTTCTCACCCATTTAACTAGAAGTTCTATCTGTCCTTAAAGCTGTAGCCCTAATATCCCGACTCAGATCCGGCCAGGGCTTGCCAACCATGTCCCCTTACCTGCTCCATCCAGGCTGGCTGTCCCCGGATTTCTGGAATTCCAGCATCCAAGTATGAATGAAGTTCAAGTCAGTCTGAAGTGAGTGATCTGAGGCCCTGCCCCCACACTCTCTGCCTCACAGTCCTACTGTGAGGTCAGCACCTTCCAATGAGTTCCGTCTAGAGGTGTgtggtggggctgggggctggacATGGCCCCCTGTCCCCAGCCTGAGTCCTGCCCAGCTGGCAGCCCCCTTGGCCTGATATATCTGTCCCTTTTGCTCGTCCCTGCTTCAGGTGCCTCCCCCCAGTAGCCCTCCAGCCAGAGTCCCTTTTCCAGGCAGGGCAAGCCATTTGTGTCCTTCCAAGGGCCACAGGGTGGGAGGTGGACCTGAGATCCTCCACAGGCAGGTGACTGGCCCCTGGTCTTGTGGCCTTGTTTCTGCAGCTGGAACCTACTGTGAATGCAGCCTTGGCCTCAGCCGTGAGGCCCTTATTGCCCTCATTGTGGTGCTGGCTGGTGTCAGTGCCAGCTGCTTCTGTGCCCTCGTTGTTGTGGCGATTGGTGTCTTTCGGGCCAAGGGGTGCGTGAGCTTGGGATTGGGCATAGTGGGAGTGAGGCCGTACTCCTGACCCTGGGCTGTTAGTCATGCTTTAAGGGGCCTCTTCCTGGGGTGGTGTGACACGAGAGGCTGGGGCTAGTGCTTTCCATGGTGTGTGCCGGGTACGAGGGTTGTAGGAAGATGTTCCAGGAACTTCAGGCATGTGGAATGAGCATTCCTCCAGAGTTCATACCTGCCTTTGTCCCCCTCAGTGACACGTGCCCTGGACACTCGGAAAACAGGTAAGTGTGTCAGAGGAAGTCTCAAGGGTGAGCTGTGTCCTCTCTTTGCCCCCTTCTGGAAGTGCAGCTCACAGTTGTATTGAGAGCAATTCCCTCAAGGACTGGCTTCCCCTGGGTGGCCAAGGTCTGGGTGGTCGGATCATGCTGACAGGGCTCATCATGCAGGTTGGCGGGGCCCTACGGGGTCCAGGAAGATCGCATAGACCTGCACACAGTACACGTGGAGTCCCACCTCATGGACCCTGATCTGGACATATCCATGATGCAGTCCTTGGATAGCCAAGGCCTCATGACCATGACTGCTCCTCTAGAGccacctccaccccctcctcctcctcctcctcctcctcttcccccacttcCACAATAGTGGAGGGCAGCTAGGGTGGAGAATTAAACAGTATTTAGTGATTGTGTGCTGTCCTTGCATGTCCCTCAAGAGGTAGTGTTTGTGCATGAGTCATGGTGGGTGTCCCCACCCTGGGTGACTGAGCCACGCCCTTGGGGTTTCTAGCTCTTAGCCCAGGTGGCCAGTTCAGTTCTTTCCTGCACTTTCCTACTGTTGGTCTTACAAAGATGACTGACTCTGGGCCCTTCCAGATTCCCCAAGACAGGACCTGTAAACTGGCAGAGCAAAAGGGAGCTGCACTGACCAGATTCAGGCCGGTGCCCTTTCCACTGGCTCTGTCCTCAAGGGTTGCCAGGGCTTAAAGCAACGTCTTTCCTACACTCCCTCCCTCTTTTGCCTTAGATACGGTTTCCCTCCTATACTTCCAGATCTTTCCCTCTGTGGTTAGGCTCCATCTCGTGTTTATACTGTGACCAAGCTTCCAGAGACTGGGATCCTTTTAGGATCTGTGGGATTGTGTCTTTTGTTGAATAGGAATGGGATTGTGTCTGGGGTGGAGCAAGGCACTGGTGGCTTTGACCATGTTCTTTGGGTCTCAGTGGGGAGGCCAACGGCCACATCAGCTCTATTCTGGGCTCAAGGCCAAGCCAAGACTGGAGCTCTGGACAGGTGGTTGGCAGTGCTGGGCACTGGCTCTCTGCCTAGCCCCCGCCCAAGTCGAGGAACCAGCAGAGGGACAGAAACTATTGTGTTAGGGCAGGAGAGTTAATACTTGTGCAGGTGAGGCAGGGACAGCTCTGGGTCACCTGGACTCAGAAGCTGCACATGCGGGGTTCTTTTTTCTCGCGGCTTCTGCCGCAactctctctgctgctgctgctgctgctgtcgtTGCGGCGAGTCTGGACCCAGGAGGATATTGGAACTGCCCCTTCCAAATCCCCGGTGGCCCCCGAATGCCCCGAGGCATGTTCATGTTCACTAGGCGGCAAGGCCAATTGCTCCGCACTCGCGCTGCCCGCGGTACCAGCGGACCTAAGCTGGCAAGTACGCTCACTGCTGCTGGATCACAATCGCGTGAGCGCACTGCCTCCAGGTGCCTTCGCCGATGCAGGCGCGCTGCTATACCTAGATCTGAGGGAGAACCGGCTTCGGTCGGTGCACGCGCGAGCTTTCTGGGGTCTGGGAGTGTTGCAATGGCTGGACCTGAGCTCCAACCAGCTGGAAACTCTGCCTCCTGGCACCTTCGCGCCGCTGCGGGCGCTGAGTTTTCTCTCCCTAGCGGATAACCGGCTGGCACTCCTGGAGCCTTCGATCCTGGGCCCGCTCCCATTACTGCGAGTGCTCAGCCTGCAGGACAATTCACTATCGGCACTCGAGGCGGGTTTGCTGAATAACTTGCCTGCCCTCGACGTGTTGCGCTTGCATGGCAACCCCTGGACGTGCAGTTGCGCGCTGCGTCCCCTTTGCAGCTGGCTGCGTAAGCACCCGCGTCCAGCCTCAGGTGAGCCATCTGGGGCGCAGGACGGATAATGTTTGGTGCAATTACCGCCCTCTGACGCCGCTCCTGTGTCCCGCAGAAACTGAGACCCTGCTCTGCGTGTCTCCAAGACTACAGAAGCTCAGCCTACTGACAGCCTTTCCGGATGCCGCCTTCAAACAGTGCACTCAGTCACTAGCAGCGCGAGACCTGGCGGTGGTCTACGCTCTCGGGCCGGTCTCTTTCCTTGCCAGTTTGGCCATCTGCCTGGCATTGGGCTCCGTGCTCACTGCTTGTGGTGCacggcgccgccgccgccgtacCACGGTGCACCACTTACTAAGGAGACAGCTAGACCCCGAGGGCCCACCCTCCCTAGAGGATGCTGGGAGCCCTGCAACAGCAGCTATTCAAGCTTAAGGGGACTGCAGGTTATTTCTAGCGCTCCTGGAGTGCTCCGTACTTTGAAAACTCTCCCCAAATCCCTGATCCTCCCTTCACATTCCCTGTAGGCGTCAACAATAGACAAAACCCGGAAAATTTCTGACATTCCTTTAGGCATCACCACTGAATACCGGGATTAGGGGTGGCTATGCGCGCCCGGTGTCCCTGGGGCAGAGGGGCAGTGCGCTGCTGCGCCCCAGTGGCTCGGGGAAGGCACGCGCTTGGACACTGGGAGAGCTAGTCATGTACAAGGTTGGGTGAGTGACACCGGACTGGGAGGCAGATGGCACTCCCTGGTGCCCAAGGTGCGGGGCTCCTCTCAAGCCAGCGTCTGAGGAAGCCTATTGTGGCTGCAGGCAGAAGAGAAGGCTCAGCCCTCTTGGAGTCTGGAGCCCTAGACATCTGGGAGCCAGAGAGCACCCCTGGGAAGCGCTGCCACTAGAGCAGTGAAGGCTAGCCCTGGGAAAGGTCGGAGCCAGCCCAGTGAATGCAATGGGAAGGCTAGCCCTGGGCAAGGTCAGAGCTAGCCCAGTGAATGGGGTGGGAAGGGTCGTGGGAGGATTGagcagcaggagaaagagagagagagagaaagagaggtggaaATCAGGTTGCAGAGAGCAGGCGCTAGAGGAGGGGTGGAGGGTGACCTAGCAAGCTGGGGCCATGGGCCCCCACTGTAGCTTGGGGTAGTGGCTGGAGGAAGGATGGGGCTGCCATTTCTGCTCCAGGCTCCTCCGACCGGGGCCACTTAGGCCCCTCACCCCACTGCTCAGAGACCTCAGGGCCCTGCCTCTGCCGGAGCGCCCTGTGGCCCTGCCCAGCCGGCTCAGCTCTGGCCCATCCTCAGCCGCTCTGGTCCGCACCTTGGTCCTGCAGGGGCTGCCCGCCAGGCAGCAGAGCAGGAGGACGGGAGGCCCAgggtgggcagtctctggggCGGGTGGGCTTCCCTCAGGCCTTCCCGAGCAGCAGGACTCATCAGTGTCCTTGGCCGGGCTAACTGGGCAGGTGGGCGCCTCCGGGGGCCTCACACCACGGTGCTGACCGAGGGATCTGAGAGGTTGAGCGGGCCCGTGATATCAGTGGGATGGTACTGCTGTAAAATAGAAATACACAGACAAGGCGGCCCGTTAGCTCCGACGTCGGGGGCACGCGCGGGGCCGGGACAGGGTGGACCGGCCAGCCGGCCGACCGGCGGGCAGGCGGGCACGGCCTGGGGGAGGCTGGGGGTGCTCCTCCCCCGACCCCGTCGTGCTCCGGGGCTCTGCGTGGGCCAGGCCGCTGTCCCGTGCGTCTGTCTgcgggggaggggcagaggagggcGGGCGGGGCGTCTCAGCTCTCCCTATGACGGGAACACAGCTGCAGCTGGCCCTCCTCCCTCTCAATAGCGCGTCGCGGCAGCACTGTGTCTTTTTGGTTTTGCAAAGCGCCGCGTCCACCCCCGGTGCTCTATAAATAAGAACCAACAATCAATACCTGCTGGCCCCGCCGGCCACCAGGGATCCCAGCCCTGAGCGCCCAGTGCTGCCCTGGCCCGGACCGGCCACAGGACAGGGGCCAAGGATCTCAGCAGCTGGAccgaccccaccccacccaaaggAGCCCCCTCCCAGGCCTCCCTCTTTACAGCACCCAGCCCCAGAGGCAGGGTGGAAGCTgggcttcccacccccacccagtccCCAGAGGCCAACCCTACAGGGTGGGGCCAGCTCCAGATGGCCCAGAAGAACGGGTCCCTGGTGCCCCGGGAGGCTCAGGTAAAGATTGAACTGAGAGCAAGGCCCCAGAAAGGAACCACGTAGATCTCTGAGTTGTACCTGGCCAGCTCCAGATGGAGCCCCAAGACTTAGTGACATCCACTGAAAATGACCTGCCACCTGCAGGACTTTTGAACTTTCCCCATTATGGGCCCCTGGCCCCAAAAGCACAGATTTTCTTCTCTGTCAgatttccccctccccacacagatTCCAGCCCACAgctcccctggccctgctcttCCACCCCTGCGCCTCCTTGTGGGGACTCTGGTTCCAACCTTGTAACTTAGACCTTGCCCACTTTCCCTGGTCTGGGTGACCCTGAAGATAGTGTTTGTACCAGCAGCTCCTGGAGCCTCAGGTTGGTGCAAACCACAGATCCTTACTCTCCGTCCACTCTTTCTGAGCCAAGGCCTTTGCAGAGCTGAGCAGCCAGGCCTTGTGGGTCTCTCTGGAGCTCCCTAGTACTGTCAACCTGGCATTTTGCTTTGTGCCACATCCTGTCAGTGTGCCTTTCTTCCTGGGCATAGGAGCGTAACTACAGATCCAGATTCCTCATGGGACACAAGCCCCTTGTGGGTGACAGTCCCCACTGGTTAGAGGGCTCCCTGTGGGCTAGAGGGTAACTTCGTAGGATCAGGGTGACTCTAGCAAAAAGCGAGCTCACTGGAGGACTTCCTATGAGCATGTACTTCTGGTGCAGTGACGTGACGTGCTGCCCAAGGCTCTGCAGGCAGAAGGCCTGGCTCTGACAGTGGCCCGTGGCGTGCTTGGGGGTTAGGGTTGAGGCACAGGTCTTAGCCTCCCCTCCCTGGGCCTCCTCCTGAGAACCTGTTTGGCCTCAGGTGCTCAGGCCCCAGGACTTTCCAGAACACCCTATCCGTGCTCAGGTCACCCGGGTGCTGCTGCCACACCTCCATCAGGGACCTGTTCAACATGGCaacaccccactccccacctgaCAGTCTCCCTGTAACCAAGGGTCAATGCCAATGCTAGGCCCCAGTCGTCCACCCAGATGGACCCAGGCCCGGCCCCCAGCCCCCGGCCCACACAGAGACCACATGGAAGATGCAACACGCATGGCTCTGGTGAGACAGGTGAGACAGGTGTCTGGGGGGCGGGGCCAGTGGCCAGACAGACGGACGGATGGGACATCACAGCTACACCCTGCAGGGCTGTTGCAGGGCAAGAATGAAAGCATCAAGCCCCGTGTGGAGAAACAGGGATGAAACAGACGTGGTGTGGCCTCCTGGCAGGGGCAGCCTGGGACAGGGCTACTCTGGTTCCCAGGGTCCGGGTAGCCCAGAGAGGCAGTGAGGCTGACTGACTGACCAACAACATGACACAGCTTCCAGATGGTGTGTGGGTCATGGCATGGGGAGAGAGGTGGGCAGACTAACGTGGAGACACATGGGGAAGCTGAGGACCAGTGAGGGTGTGAGGACGGGTCTGGAGCATTCTAAAGGACAGCGCCCTTTCGTGGGTGGAGGGTGGGTGAAGGACTGACTTGGCACAGATGGCCAGGGttggagatgggggcaggggtgggatggtaagggagagggagacagacatgGGGCAAGGGAGGAGTCAGAGACGCGGGACTGGGGTGCTTCCCCTTACCGTGTCTTTGGAGGACCTACGTCTCTTGAAGCTGGAGGCCAGGGTGGAGGTGATAGCCCTAAATGTGGCTTTCTTTTTAGGGTCGGGCTCTGCTCTACCACTCTTTCTATCCTAAAATGAATATGTATAAGCGATTAGACAACTAAGGGTGGCGGCCACACCTGCCCTTGCCTGCTCCTTGGGGCCGCTGCCAGGCCTGGCAGGTCACTCAGGCCCCGACTCCTGCCTGCCTCACTGTGCTGAAAAGGTGGACCAACAGCCAGACTTTCAAGAGTGGCCTCTTCTGCCCGGGGTTGGGCCTGTCCTTGCTTGTGCTGGGTCTGGGCTTGGGGGTCCTGACGGCACTCTTCCTGGGATGTCcgcctggctccctggctcctggGTGACCCTGGCTTAGAGGCATCCTGAGGAGGAAGAGCCTCTGAGGACAGGAAGAGCTTCCCCTCAGGCCACACCAGCCTGTCTGTTCAGAGGCTGCTGACCCCAAAGGGCACACACCAGGCAAGGGCCAAGGACCCGAGGAAGTGTCCTGTTGGAGTTGGAGTGATAGACAGAGGCAGATCCGGGGACGCTGGCCTGGAGTCTGATGGCCAGCATGGCCCTGGACAGTTGTGGCCAGGTCCCCAGGGGACCTGTAGGGCCAAAAGCAAGAATGGGTGGATGAGAGGTATGGGGGCTCCAGTAGCCCTGTTCGCCCATAGCCCTCATAGCAATGTTAATGCCAGCTCAGGACACAGCTCCAGGAAGACacccagagaaagagaagagacaagtgAATCGGAACCTGACCATTGGCCACTAGTCTTCAGGCCTGTGTGAGCCTCACTGCCCACCCTGTCCCTTTCCCTGGTGGACTCTGACCATCCCATGTGCAGCCTCATCCCCTGCTAACCACAGATCCACATGGATGTGGCCTGAGGCAGATCGGCCGCATTTAGATCTGGAGTCACAAAACGAGACACAGCACGAAAAGGGGTCCCCAGATGGTGTCAGAGGTGCTTGGATGATAGAAGGATAACGCATCTCAGGTTCACGTGCTAAACACAGGAGGGCCCCTGTCTTaccctgcctgcttgccttcctaTGGATTGGGTGCCAGTAGCTGACCTTGGAGACAGAGGGGCCAGGCAGAGGCTTGAAGCAGGGTGCATGGCTTCCCTTGTCCCAGCTTGGCAGTGGGTGGCCACCTGCAGACAGCCCCTGCCTGTGCCGCCCCTGTGCCTTGGGAACACTCACCACTGCCCCTGGCCATGGCTCCTAGCACCAGTCCTGCCCATGAGCCAGAGCCAGTGCCACGGCCTGTAGGGATAGAGTAGGGCCGTGGCCTGGCGGGGCCCTGGACGCCAGGCCTCGGAGGGTGGCCTGTCCTACCTGCAGGTTCTTCCTCCACACGTTCACGGCTGCAAAAGCCAGCTGCATCTGCTTCCTACGGGCATCCTTGTGTCGCTTGTAGGCGATCTCAATGAAAATGAGGAAGATCCCAGCGACGATGCCTCCAGCCACCAGCATGAAGACCCCTGTGTGAAGGGACCCTCAGCTGCCTGCCCAGAGGCTAAAGCCCCAAGAGACTCCATCCCAGGATCACAGCAGCATGAAAGGCACACCTGCCATGTTCTCAAAAGTGAGGGTTGCAGGGGCATTGCTGCGGGAGTCACATTCTTGATACCGAACCCATGTCTTATCCAGGTCTTCCATGAAGCCATTCTCGTGGGACCTATGTAAGTAAAGGGACAGGAAAGGCAAGgctggaagcaggggtggggctgggaataGGTGGGGCACTCAGGgggagggactgggggtgggCAGGACTCACAGGGGAGGCACCACTGTGAACCAGGACTTGCAGTCcaagtgagggtggggaggtcagtagcctgggctgggctggtaATAGGAAGGCTCCCCCATGGGGT
The DNA window shown above is from Mus pahari chromosome 3, PAHARI_EIJ_v1.1, whole genome shotgun sequence and carries:
- the Tmem210 gene encoding transmembrane protein 210, producing MAPCPQPESCPAGSPLGLIYLSLLLVPASAGTYCECSLGLSREALIALIVVLAGVSASCFCALVVVAIGVFRAKGDTCPGHSENRLAGPYGVQEDRIDLHTVHVESHLMDPDLDISMMQSLDSQGLMTMTAPLEPPPPPPPPPPPPLPPLPQ
- the Lrrc26 gene encoding leucine-rich repeat-containing protein 26; protein product: MRGSFFSRLLPQLSLLLLLLLSLRRVWTQEDIGTAPSKSPVAPECPEACSCSLGGKANCSALALPAVPADLSWQVRSLLLDHNRVSALPPGAFADAGALLYLDLRENRLRSVHARAFWGLGVLQWLDLSSNQLETLPPGTFAPLRALSFLSLADNRLALLEPSILGPLPLLRVLSLQDNSLSALEAGLLNNLPALDVLRLHGNPWTCSCALRPLCSWLRKHPRPASETETLLCVSPRLQKLSLLTAFPDAAFKQCTQSLAARDLAVVYALGPVSFLASLAICLALGSVLTACGARRRRRRTTVHHLLRRQLDPEGPPSLEDAGSPATAAIQA